In Candidatus Poribacteria bacterium, the following are encoded in one genomic region:
- a CDS encoding HAD family hydrolase, producing MEGGYTGRHANIQIRLTEPQGNIKKPKKAAAFFDVDGTLLKSTIVHYYIWMRSAQTPFLLKHLWLVGFLPKIVYYLILDSISRPRFNQVFYRNYRGMDVSELKGLSTEMFEAYLRPKIFPAAMSQIQEHKEQGITIVLVTGSLDFIVQPIADYLAIDSVLAPQLHEQNGQFTGELTTVPLIGEEKAKAVQAYAEQYGISLEESYAYGDSQSDLPMLECVGNPVVVNPGKALREKALASGWEMHEWL from the coding sequence TTGGAGGGCGGATATACGGGAAGGCACGCCAATATTCAAATTCGCCTTACCGAACCGCAAGGTAACATTAAAAAACCGAAAAAAGCAGCCGCATTTTTTGATGTGGATGGTACCTTATTGAAGTCCACGATTGTACATTACTACATCTGGATGCGCTCTGCCCAGACACCATTCCTTCTAAAACACCTGTGGCTCGTTGGGTTTCTACCGAAGATTGTTTACTACTTGATTTTGGACAGCATCAGTCGTCCGCGTTTCAATCAGGTATTTTATCGCAATTATCGCGGGATGGATGTTAGTGAGCTTAAAGGACTGTCTACCGAAATGTTTGAGGCGTATCTTCGTCCGAAGATATTCCCTGCGGCGATGTCGCAAATTCAGGAACACAAGGAGCAAGGCATAACCATAGTTCTCGTGACCGGGTCGCTGGATTTTATTGTCCAACCGATAGCGGATTATCTCGCTATCGATTCTGTATTGGCACCGCAACTTCATGAACAAAACGGGCAATTCACGGGTGAACTTACAACCGTGCCGCTCATTGGAGAGGAAAAAGCAAAAGCGGTGCAAGCGTACGCTGAACAATACGGTATTTCATTGGAAGAGAGTTACGCTTACGGCGACAGTCAATCCGATCTGCCTATGTTGGAATGTGTTGGGAACCCGGTCGTTGTGAATCCGGGGAAAGCACTCCGTGAGAAAGCACTCGCGTCTGGTTGGGAGATGCACGAATGGCTTTGA
- a CDS encoding DegT/DnrJ/EryC1/StrS family aminotransferase produces MPTRLAIDGGTPVIADSIPGGMHGPSVIDEREINAVTEVLRSGQLFRFVEDSNVASFEKEAAAHLGTKHALMVNSGTSAIICALTGVGIGPGDEVIVPGYTFIATAAAIVGVGAIPVIAEIDDSLGLDVADVERKITPHTKAILPVHMQGVPCRLEAIVELAKKHNLLVVEDCCQCVGGQYQGKYAGTWGHAGAWSLNYYKVISCGEGGLVFSDDYDVYERAAFAAEPGLPMWMSDSEWQNKPFSRQCYRTSEILGAIARVQLSKLEDILGHTRRLKKAFTAELAEEPKGYIRQHVDDPTGECGISAAIIVRDVELAKKYADALRAEGLNAGTAYNEGFPDRHIYTYWDSILFKHSPDASGYPWKDPRYTGDVEYSRDMCPQTLSILGRALRFGFNVNMQEEHARLMAAAINKVDDALG; encoded by the coding sequence ATGCCAACACGTTTAGCAATAGATGGCGGAACGCCCGTTATTGCCGATTCTATACCCGGTGGAATGCACGGGCCCAGTGTGATAGACGAACGCGAGATTAACGCCGTGACTGAGGTTTTGCGCAGCGGGCAACTTTTTCGGTTCGTTGAGGATTCAAATGTAGCCAGTTTTGAGAAGGAGGCAGCGGCGCACCTCGGGACGAAACACGCCTTGATGGTGAACTCCGGCACCTCTGCAATCATTTGCGCCCTGACTGGGGTTGGCATCGGACCCGGAGATGAGGTGATAGTTCCGGGCTATACCTTTATCGCGACCGCCGCTGCTATTGTCGGTGTCGGTGCAATTCCGGTAATAGCAGAAATCGACGATTCGCTCGGTTTAGATGTCGCCGATGTGGAACGGAAAATTACACCACACACGAAAGCTATCTTACCGGTACACATGCAAGGTGTGCCATGCCGACTTGAGGCGATCGTCGAACTCGCAAAGAAGCACAATCTCCTGGTTGTTGAGGATTGCTGTCAGTGTGTCGGCGGACAATATCAGGGGAAATACGCTGGAACGTGGGGACATGCAGGGGCGTGGAGCCTCAATTACTACAAGGTCATCTCTTGTGGAGAAGGTGGCCTCGTCTTTAGCGATGACTACGATGTCTATGAACGCGCAGCGTTCGCAGCGGAACCCGGTTTACCGATGTGGATGAGCGATTCCGAATGGCAGAACAAACCCTTTTCCCGGCAGTGCTACCGAACGAGTGAAATTTTGGGCGCGATCGCGCGCGTGCAACTCTCAAAGTTAGAGGACATCTTGGGACATACACGCAGACTCAAAAAGGCGTTCACAGCGGAGCTCGCTGAGGAACCGAAAGGCTACATCCGTCAGCACGTAGATGATCCTACCGGTGAGTGCGGTATTAGTGCGGCGATTATTGTGCGTGATGTGGAACTCGCTAAAAAGTACGCCGATGCGCTCAGAGCAGAGGGACTGAACGCAGGCACCGCTTACAATGAAGGTTTCCCGGATCGGCATATCTATACCTATTGGGATTCCATCCTCTTCAAGCATTCGCCTGACGCCTCTGGGTATCCGTGGAAAGACCCACGCTACACAGGAGACGTTGAGTACTCTCGGGATATGTGTCCACAGACTTTATCCATCCTTGGTCGTGCGCTACGATTCGGGTTTAACGTGAATATGCAAGAAGAGCATGCACGATTGATGGCAGCCGCAATCAACAAAGTGGACGATGCCCTTGGATAA
- a CDS encoding tetratricopeptide repeat protein → MSNPITDAQALETEGKLAEAIQVYDSLLSTTDDTLTLALANFRLGTIYRTWRELFTAQRFLAKAHQLSPNDTEIREAIEELNQHFSENRDVIAEEMTRKNSDQIVSLFRIATGIKLITMDKAVQAYPLLKSRTKIFPNAAVAKHLLTDIQITEEERNSAIDFLLERDWLVSTGVSLYTIAESGLSAFYMELAQLHVANGAYSEAVTCYEQAYGLDPSQQHLRYQQVICHAEAAAWDAAVGMLSQLPTDIPEGVDLVAYHTAVAQSYDHAYQTTQDEDAKQKVIEACETVLRLDKKAKEVSKLLVSYQGKKRWWRR, encoded by the coding sequence ATGTCAAATCCAATTACCGATGCACAAGCGTTGGAAACCGAAGGCAAGCTTGCTGAAGCGATCCAAGTCTACGATAGTCTCCTCAGCACAACAGATGATACGCTTACCCTTGCCCTTGCGAATTTTCGGTTGGGAACGATCTATCGGACGTGGAGAGAACTCTTCACAGCACAACGGTTTTTAGCAAAAGCACATCAACTGTCTCCAAACGACACCGAGATCCGAGAAGCAATCGAAGAACTGAATCAGCATTTTTCAGAGAATCGGGATGTAATCGCTGAGGAGATGACCCGCAAAAACAGCGATCAGATTGTATCGCTCTTCCGCATCGCTACCGGGATTAAGCTCATCACGATGGATAAGGCGGTTCAGGCGTATCCACTGTTGAAGAGCCGCACCAAGATTTTTCCGAACGCCGCTGTCGCGAAGCACCTCCTCACCGATATCCAAATCACAGAGGAAGAGCGGAACTCAGCAATCGATTTCCTGTTGGAGAGAGACTGGCTCGTGAGTACGGGTGTGTCGCTTTACACAATAGCCGAAAGCGGGTTGTCAGCTTTTTATATGGAACTTGCGCAGCTACACGTCGCCAATGGAGCTTACTCGGAGGCGGTGACGTGTTATGAGCAGGCGTATGGGTTAGATCCTTCGCAACAGCATCTGCGCTACCAACAGGTTATCTGTCACGCCGAAGCAGCGGCGTGGGACGCGGCAGTCGGGATGCTTTCACAACTTCCAACAGATATCCCAGAAGGCGTAGATCTTGTGGCGTATCACACCGCTGTCGCACAGAGTTACGACCATGCATATCAGACGACCCAAGATGAAGACGCTAAACAGAAAGTGATTGAAGCATGTGAGACGGTATTGCGTCTGGACAAGAAGGCGAAAGAGGTTTCGAAACTGCTTGTGTCGTATCAGGGTAAGAAGCGGTGGTGGCGCAGGTAG